Proteins encoded together in one Lathyrus oleraceus cultivar Zhongwan6 chromosome 5, CAAS_Psat_ZW6_1.0, whole genome shotgun sequence window:
- the LOC127088144 gene encoding uncharacterized protein LOC127088144 — protein sequence MASSTNNLYLWPYNSGCHWLLLAIDPLKEVVYFLNSIDGEWTNYPDMKQLVDTSIKVFRSQRQARVPRTKSSNITWIKVQCPLQRNGIDCGYFVMRFMREIINMNQIEIPITYFDEYKCAHYTRLQLEQIKEELCQYFIEKRLII from the exons ATGGCCAGCAGTACAAACAACTTGTATCTTTGGCCGTATAATTCAGG GTGTCACTGGTTGTTGCTTGCTATTGATCCTTTAAAAGAAGTGGTATATTTTCTGAATTCGATAGATGGTGAATGGACAAATTATCCGGATATGAAGCAATTAGTTGATAC atCAATAAAAGTGTTCCGATCTCAAAGACAAGCTCGAGTACCACGTACTAAATCCAGCAACATTACGTGGATAAAAGTGCAG TGTCCTCTACAACGCAACGGTATCGATTGCGGATACTTTGTAATGAGGTTTATGAGGGAAATCATTAATATGAATCAAATAGAGATTCCAATCACG tactttgatgaatacaagtgtgctcattacacgagactgcagttggaacaaatcaaggaggaattgtgtcaatattttattgagaaaagattaattatataa
- the LOC127088145 gene encoding uncharacterized protein LOC127088145 yields the protein MASDQENSQDANAPDDTSEKEITRGITIMKSIIRDRDKAVTYNVNWNADNQLIGSNAAKLASYIGTLVRMHIPITATRWSNKELGSAKDKIWTEILRSFNIEDTTIRKKYILQLAGKRHRGWRTFLTNKYLKDKEIFFVEYDPEYPVKYAIFITEEEWVAFVAQRRDENFKKVSATNRERASNPTYAYKKGVWDMHA from the exons ATGGCTAGTGATCAAGAAAACTCACAAGATGCAAATGCTCCTGATGATACTTCAGAAAAAGAAATTACACGAGGCATCACTATTATGAAGAGTATCATTCGTGATAGAGATAAAGCAGTAACATATAATGTAAATTGGAATGCTGATAACCAACTAATTGGGTCTAATGCTGCAAAGTTGGCAAGCTACATTGGTACACTTGTTCGTATGCACATTCCAATCACTGCTACAAGATGGAGTAATAAAGAGTTGGGTAGCGCTAAAGATAAGATTTGGACTGAGATACTG AGGTCTTTTAACATTGAAGATACAACTATCCGAAAAAAGTATATActtcaattggccggaaaaagacaCAGAGGGTGGAGAACGTTTTTAACAAACAAGTATCTTAAGGACAAAGAAATTTTTTTTGTTGAATATGATCCGGAATATCCAGTGAAGTATGCGATCTTCATTACAGAAGAAGAATGGGTTGCTTTTGTAGCCCAAAGAAGAGACGAAAATTTCAAGAAAGTGAGTGCCACAAATCGCGAGAGAGCGTCAAATCCCACgtatgcatacaaaaagggcgTTTGGGATATGCACGCTTAG